tcgatgtgcctcacacacatacccatgaaaatgccgttgaagatcttgccaagaCAGTCGGAGCTACACGTGATAcggtgcgtgatgaggttagggaggaagattcatcttccaagacggaagaatcgtcttcggaagaagaggaagacgacgaggaagatgattgatgtgttatatgtcttcaactttgttggatgaacttgtatttTGAACTTCGTTtacattttgaacttggttggatgaacttgtgggcatgacttttattcatctacttgtttgtgttaaatttcacatgttcattgcattttgatgaatgttttaAACTATTTTTTGTCCAAATGCCATATATTTGGGCGCTGCTGCAGCGGCGCGCGCTGCTGCAGCGAAGCGCGCGCTGCTGCATTTTGAAGCtactgctggagccagcgctgcgcgacgcgGCAAACTAGTTTTTtaggcgcggcgcgaagcgcgtcTGTTAAAGATGCTCTAACCCGAGTTAGCCGTACAATTTTGTCCTCCCTCTGCTGCAAGACACGAACGCTAATCCAGATCCACTTACGTATGCACAAACGTTGTGTATACGTACGAGCTTTGGGCTGATCGTATGCGGAAAGATATAAACAAGAGAAACCATGCAGATGATGAGAAAAAACATTTTATATGGCCCTATGTCTCATATCAGTCGTCGCACAGCCTCGACGCCATGGCTATATATATGGCATGTCTCTCTACGAGGTACCATACCCAGCAACACTTGGTACAGGTTACCACCGAGATACCACAAGCAATGGCTTCTCCCATGCCTTCTCTGCTGTTCTGCCTGCTTGTTCTTGCCCCTCATCTCGGTAGCTCCTCCCACACCAGCTTCATCAATGGCGGAAAGCGGACCTTTGTCCGCTCGTCCGATCCGAGTGTCCCGCCGACCTGCTCGCCAACGCCTTCAGGTGAAGTACCGATCGATCGCATTACTACAGCATAAAACGTACGTACATCATTCGATGCAGGCTGACGGATTAACTTGTCGACACATATGCATATCTTTAGGAGGCGGTGGTGAGGTACCGGCGGCAGGACGCCTACCTGTAATGCACCGGTTGAGCCCGTGCTCTCCTTCGGGCGCCGGAGAGGGCCAAAGCATGTTATCTGCCGGCGACGCCTTCGACCGCGACTCCCTCCGCCTGCGCGCTCTCTTCGGCGAGGTAGAGccggaggaggactccaaggctGGCGTCGTCACCATCCCCGCGACCGGCGCTCCCCTCGCGGCTCTTCCTGGCGCGGCGGACTACAGCGTCGTCGTCGGCTTCGGCACTCCGGTGCAGAAACTCGCCGTGGGCTTCGACACGGCCACGGTGGGAGCCACGCTGCTCCAGTGCAAGCCGTGCTCCGCCGACGGGGACCCGTGCGACAAGTCCTTCGACCCCTCCCGGTCGCGCTCCCTCGCCCAGATCCCGTGCGCCTCGCGAGACTGTCCCCTGATGGCTTGCTCCCGGCCGAGTAGCTGCGCGGTGGCCCTGAAGAAGAAGGGCGCCGTGCTGATCAACGCCACCGTCGTCACCGACACGCTCACGGTCTCGAGGTCGGTCCATGCCGACGACTTCAGGTTCGCTTGCTTGGAGATGGGCGCCGCGACGACGGAATACAGCTCGTCCGGAGTCCTCGACCTCAGCAGGGAACGCCACTCGCTGGCATCACGGGTCGCCGTGTCTCCGGACACGGTGGCTTTCTCCTACTGCCTGCCGGCGGACCCAGGCTCCCCGGGTTTTCTCTCCCTCGGCGCGACACGGCCGGAGCTGTCCGGCCGCAGCGTGGTTGGCGGCTACGCCACCGTATGGGACAGGGCTTCCCACCCGAACCTCTACTTCCTCCGGCTCGTCGGCGTGAGCGTGGGCGTGCGGCACCTCCACGTCCCGCCCGCCGCGCTCGCCACGGATGCGCTGCTGGAGGTGCACGCCACCTTCAACTACCTCAGCCATCACGCGTACGCGGCTCTCCGGCACGAGTTCAGGGAGCTCATGCGGGAGTACCGCCGGGCGCCGCCGGTGGGGGAGCTCGAGACGTGCTACGACTTCACGGGGCTGCGCTCTTTCTCGGTGCCGATGATCACCCTCAGGTTCCACGGCGGGGCGGACCTCGTCATGGACCACGTGCTCTACTTCAAGGACCCCAGAAACGTCTTCGGCGTGGCGTGCCTCGCGttcgcgccggcgccggcgtacGTGCCTGCTGGTGTCGCGGTGGTCGGGTCGATGGCGCAGGCCAACATGGAGGTGGTCTACGATGTGCGTGGAGGCAAGGTTGGCTTCGTCCCAAACGGCTGCTAGCTCGCTCATGGATCATATTCATATCAGCTAGCATGCATGCGTGCATCTTAATTTGGGCATAGCGCATGTTGGTATGGTTTGCTTCAAATCTTCAAATAAGAGTCACGTTTGGTGTGGAAGTGTGGAGCGGAGTCATCTCCAGTTCTCCACACGGACAAATAAGCAGCAGCTGCGTAGCTATATACTGCATTTTTTTAAGATATGTAACCACTGCGCTTGTACTTTTGATGTTATTTTGAACAAGGATATATGTTTTCTTTACACACAGTGCAGATGCTCTTCCCTGATTTATTGATTGTGATTTTTTTTTTTAGGGTTGATTGTAATTTTTGTTAATAGCTTATCTAGCTGACCACTTGGTCTCCCCTGATTTATATTCGGTATGGTATTTATATTTCTATATGAAAATCACTTGTATCTTCACCGGACGCCCTGCTCGCTAACACACTTCGCCCTCGTGCGCATGCGACATGGCTCCACACATATCGCTTTCGGTTTTACTAGAACTCGACCAGTTGAGTTTTAAGTTTAGCCTCGTTCATCATCAAAACCGTTGGATTAAAAGCTCATCCTATTGCAGCGGATGATGTGTCAGGTGGTGTTTCTTTTCAAGGGACTAGACTTTTTTTTAGTCCCagggactaaagaaaaaagtcCCTCCAATAGAGTCTTTTTCTAGTCCCTTAAGGAAAAGTCTCTCCTGTTTCTTTATCTAGGGACTAACAGTGACTTTTTAGTCTAGTCCGTGGCTAAAGAAACACCACCTCAGTCCCGTGGAAGCCTGTttggttttttgtttttgtttattaTCAAGATGGTAGCCTGTCCTGGCCGGTCACCTTCTTTTTTTGAATAAAAGGGTTCCCCTGCTCCATTTACTAATAATGAAGCAACGAAGTTCAGTTTTACATCCAAATGCAACAACCAGAGTAACATCAATCCCTGGGAAACATCAAGAGCTACCGAAATCCAAAAGCCGAAACAGCAACACGACATATTACGGACGCGACATTGAAACTAAGGTTTTTGCTCCAAACTCAGGCATGCGGAGATATCCACGCGATGCGTAGAAGCTCCCCCCGGAATTTTTCCAGCACTCCCTCCTGAGTGGCGTCGCATAGCACAGCCCATTGCCGGAAAAAACTTCGTAGTTTCACAAGAACTCAATCCAGACCTCTCCAAGACCGACCCTGGAAACAAAATTCATTTCTCAGTCTCCAAATACTCTACAAGGAGGCAACAGCAATCATATTTTAGACTGCCATTTTCTTATGAATCTGCCACAAGGCACATATATCATTAAAATAAGAAATATTGTGTAGTTGAAAAGACTCAGCAAATAGTTTCCAGACACATTTAGCAACCACACACTCAAATAACAGATGTTGTACAGATTCCAATTCACTATAGAATAAACAAGTAGGATCATCAACATTCCTACGCTTGGCTAGGTTGTCTCTAGTTAAGATTTTattataaacactcaaccaaaggaaaacatggatattttgtggaCAGAGAACTTTCCAAAGTTTATCACCAATGGGccactcccccaaaattaatagtgTTATAAAAGGACTTCACAGAGTGAACCCCATTGGGTTCCAACATCCAAATGGGGGTATCACGGGCCTTAGATAATGTAACACCCTGAATAATCTCCAGCAGTTGTTTCCATTTATCCAGACCCCTGATATCCACACATCTCCTAAATGAGAGTTTAAGATTTACTCCATCCCACACCTGAGAGACAGTGCAGTTTGGTTGGTTATATATGTAGAATAAATCCCAGAACTGTACCTTCGGGGAATATTCCCCAACCCATAAGTCATGCAAGAATTTGATGTTTTTACCGTTACCAATATTCCACTTATAAAAAATCTTAGAAGCATTTAACGCCCAGGTTACGCTCTTCCAAAAAGAAGAACCATTGTCAGCTTTAGCCCAAAATATATTAGAAGATTCAGTGTTATATTTGAAAGAAATAACTTCTTTTCCAGTCTTTTCTTTGGGTATCAATAAACCTCTTCCCCCATGAGGCTAATAGGGCCATATGGAATTCCTTTAGGTTGGGAATCCCCATCCATCCAAAG
This genomic stretch from Hordeum vulgare subsp. vulgare chromosome 6H, MorexV3_pseudomolecules_assembly, whole genome shotgun sequence harbors:
- the LOC123406269 gene encoding aspartyl protease AED1-like, whose translation is MASPMPSLLFCLLVLAPHLGSSSHTSFINGGKRTFVRSSDPSVPPTCSPTPSGEVPAAGRLPVMHRLSPCSPSGAGEGQSMLSAGDAFDRDSLRLRALFGEVEPEEDSKAGVVTIPATGAPLAALPGAADYSVVVGFGTPVQKLAVGFDTATVGATLLQCKPCSADGDPCDKSFDPSRSRSLAQIPCASRDCPLMACSRPSSCAVALKKKGAVLINATVVTDTLTVSRSVHADDFRFACLEMGAATTEYSSSGVLDLSRERHSLASRVAVSPDTVAFSYCLPADPGSPGFLSLGATRPELSGRSVVGGYATVWDRASHPNLYFLRLVGVSVGVRHLHVPPAALATDALLEVHATFNYLSHHAYAALRHEFRELMREYRRAPPVGELETCYDFTGLRSFSVPMITLRFHGGADLVMDHVLYFKDPRNVFGVACLAFAPAPAYVPAGVAVVGSMAQANMEVVYDVRGGKVGFVPNGC